In one Aggregicoccus sp. 17bor-14 genomic region, the following are encoded:
- a CDS encoding monovalent cation/H+ antiporter subunit A — protein MPLLALLTLPFLSSLVAALLPTRARNRAAALAGLTALACAVGAALYLPAIARGEVPEQRLRWVPGLGLDLVLRLDGFAWLFCLLVLGIGALVVLYARYYLSPTDPVPRFFAFLLAFMGAMVGVVLSGNLLQLAFFWELTSLFSFLLIGYWYHRRDAQRGARMALTVTGAGGLALLGGVLLLGHLAGSYELAAVLASGARVQAHPLYPVALVLVLLGAFTKSAQFPFHFWLPNAMAAPTPVSAYLHSATMVKLGVFLLARLWPVLSGTELWFWLVGGAGLVTLLHGAWVALFQRDLKGLLAYSTLSHLGLITLLLGLNSPLAAVAAVFHIMNHAAFKASLFMAVGIIDHETGTRDIQRLSGLWRPMPYTATLAIVASAAMAGVPLLNGFLSKEMFFAETVFLEGTPLVEWGLPLLATVAGMGSVAYSLRFTVDVFFGPSSAKALPREPEEPPRWMRVPVDLLVLLCVVVGVAPAATVGRVLDEAARPVVGGTLPAFSLALWHGFNLPLLMSLVALAGGVGCYLLLRRRGRARGLPEQAWTLVPLEGRRVFTSLLARLTLASRGVRRQLLSAGLQRQLLLLVLVTLVLGAAALRHGGAGPGDRPRVPLAPAFAALWLVGGVAALGAAWQAKYHRLAALMLSGVAGVVCCITFIWFSAPDLALTQLVVEVVTTLLILLGLRWLPPREPQRGEFTRATLRQARWRRSRDLVVALGAGGGMAALAYAVSTRNLPQGPASFFLANALEGGGGRNVVNVMLVDFRGFDTFGEGVVLGLVALTVYALLRRFRPAEEMLELPPQQRALPPDLQTDLINPRRARDTAVGYLMVPAVLVRLLFPVTFVVAVFFFLRGHNAPGGGFVAGLVVSVGVLLQYLVSGTEWVEERLKLAPRTLIAVGLLLVLGTSAGALFAGYPLLTSHTWHLSLPLLGEVHVASALFFDLGIFSLVLGSTLFILVALAHQSIRAHRTPGEP, from the coding sequence ATGCCGCTGCTCGCCCTGCTCACCCTGCCCTTCCTCTCGAGCCTGGTCGCGGCGCTGCTGCCGACGCGGGCGCGCAACCGCGCGGCGGCGCTCGCGGGGCTCACCGCGCTCGCGTGCGCGGTGGGGGCGGCGCTGTACCTGCCGGCCATCGCCCGGGGCGAGGTGCCCGAGCAGCGCCTGCGCTGGGTGCCCGGGCTGGGGCTGGACCTGGTGCTGCGGCTGGACGGCTTCGCCTGGCTGTTCTGCCTCCTGGTGCTGGGCATCGGCGCGCTGGTGGTGCTCTACGCGCGCTACTACCTCTCGCCCACGGACCCGGTGCCGCGCTTCTTCGCCTTCCTGCTCGCCTTCATGGGGGCGATGGTGGGCGTGGTGCTCTCGGGGAACCTCTTGCAGCTCGCCTTCTTCTGGGAGCTGACCTCGCTCTTCTCCTTCCTGCTCATCGGCTACTGGTACCACCGCCGCGACGCGCAGCGCGGCGCCCGCATGGCGCTCACGGTGACGGGCGCGGGCGGGCTCGCGCTGCTGGGCGGGGTGCTGCTGCTGGGCCACCTCGCGGGCAGCTACGAGCTCGCGGCGGTGCTCGCGAGCGGCGCGCGCGTGCAGGCCCACCCGCTCTACCCGGTGGCGCTGGTGCTGGTGCTGCTCGGGGCCTTCACCAAGAGCGCGCAGTTCCCCTTCCACTTCTGGCTGCCCAACGCGATGGCGGCGCCCACGCCCGTCAGCGCGTACCTGCACTCGGCCACGATGGTGAAGCTGGGGGTGTTCCTGCTCGCGCGGCTGTGGCCGGTGCTCTCGGGCACCGAGCTGTGGTTCTGGCTGGTGGGGGGCGCGGGGCTCGTCACCCTGCTGCACGGCGCGTGGGTGGCGCTGTTCCAGCGCGACCTCAAGGGGCTGCTCGCCTACTCCACGCTCTCGCACCTGGGACTCATCACGCTGCTGCTGGGGCTCAACAGCCCGCTGGCCGCGGTGGCGGCCGTGTTCCACATCATGAACCACGCGGCCTTCAAGGCCTCGCTGTTCATGGCGGTGGGCATCATCGACCACGAGACGGGCACGCGCGACATCCAGCGGCTCAGCGGACTTTGGCGGCCCATGCCGTACACCGCCACCCTGGCCATCGTGGCGAGCGCTGCCATGGCGGGCGTGCCGCTGCTCAACGGCTTCCTCTCCAAGGAGATGTTCTTCGCGGAGACCGTGTTCCTCGAGGGCACGCCGCTGGTGGAGTGGGGGCTGCCCTTGCTCGCGACGGTGGCGGGCATGGGCAGCGTGGCCTACTCGCTGCGCTTCACGGTAGACGTGTTCTTCGGCCCCTCCAGCGCGAAGGCGCTGCCGCGCGAGCCCGAGGAGCCGCCGCGCTGGATGCGCGTGCCGGTGGACCTGCTCGTGCTCCTGTGCGTCGTCGTGGGGGTGGCGCCGGCAGCCACGGTGGGCCGGGTGCTGGACGAGGCGGCGCGGCCCGTGGTGGGCGGGACGCTGCCCGCCTTCAGCCTCGCGCTGTGGCACGGCTTCAACCTCCCGCTGCTGATGAGCCTCGTGGCCTTGGCGGGCGGGGTGGGCTGCTACCTGCTGCTGCGGCGCCGGGGGCGCGCGCGCGGCCTGCCGGAGCAGGCGTGGACGCTGGTGCCGCTCGAGGGCCGGCGCGTCTTCACCTCGCTGCTCGCGCGGCTCACGCTCGCCTCGCGCGGGGTGCGCCGGCAGCTGCTCTCGGCGGGGCTGCAGCGCCAGCTGCTGCTGCTGGTGCTGGTGACGCTGGTGCTGGGCGCGGCGGCGCTGCGCCACGGCGGGGCGGGGCCGGGGGACCGGCCGCGGGTGCCGCTCGCGCCCGCCTTCGCGGCGCTGTGGCTCGTGGGGGGCGTGGCGGCGCTGGGGGCGGCGTGGCAGGCGAAGTACCACCGGCTCGCGGCGCTGATGCTCTCGGGGGTGGCGGGGGTGGTGTGCTGCATCACCTTCATCTGGTTCTCCGCTCCCGACCTCGCGCTCACCCAGCTGGTGGTGGAGGTGGTGACGACGCTGCTCATCCTGCTGGGCCTGCGCTGGCTGCCGCCGCGCGAGCCGCAGCGCGGCGAGTTCACGCGGGCCACGCTGCGCCAGGCGCGGTGGCGGCGCTCGCGCGACCTCGTCGTGGCGCTCGGGGCGGGAGGCGGGATGGCGGCGCTCGCGTACGCCGTCTCCACGCGCAACCTGCCGCAGGGGCCGGCCTCCTTCTTCCTCGCGAACGCGCTGGAAGGGGGCGGCGGCCGCAACGTGGTGAACGTGATGCTGGTGGACTTCCGCGGCTTCGACACCTTCGGCGAGGGCGTGGTGCTGGGGCTGGTGGCGCTCACCGTCTACGCGCTCTTGCGCCGCTTCCGGCCCGCCGAGGAGATGCTGGAGCTGCCGCCGCAGCAGCGCGCGCTGCCGCCAGATCTACAGACGGACCTCATCAACCCGCGCCGCGCCCGGGACACGGCCGTGGGCTACCTGATGGTCCCGGCGGTGCTGGTGCGCCTGCTCTTCCCGGTCACCTTCGTGGTGGCGGTGTTCTTCTTCCTGCGCGGGCACAACGCGCCGGGCGGCGGCTTCGTGGCCGGGCTGGTGGTGTCGGTGGGCGTGCTGCTGCAGTACCTGGTGTCCGGCACGGAGTGGGTGGAGGAGCGCCTGAAGCTCGCGCCGCGCACGCTCATCGCGGTGGGGCTCTTGCTGGTGCTGGGCACCTCGGCGGGCGCCTTGTTCGCGGGCTACCCGCTGCTCACCTCGCACACCTGGCACCTGTCCTTGCCGCTGCTGGGCGAGGTGCACGTGGCGAGCGCGCTCTTCTTCGACCTGGGCATCTTCTCGCTGGTGCTGGGCTCCACGCTGTTCATCCTCGTGGCGCTCGCCCACCAGTCCATCCGCGCCCACCGCACGCCGGGAGAGCCGTGA
- a CDS encoding Na+/H+ antiporter subunit E: MRRLFPSPVLSGALFVLWLLLAQAVDAGNLLLGAVLGVLGPQLTARLRPAPVRMRRPLVILRLVGAVLVDMLASNLAVARAILGRRPQALRSRFVRIPLAVRDPNALSVLAMIVTTVPGTAWAELSYDRSALLLHVLDVEDEAELIALIQRRYERPLREIFE; the protein is encoded by the coding sequence ATGAGGCGGCTCTTCCCCTCGCCGGTGCTCTCGGGCGCGCTCTTCGTGCTCTGGCTGCTGCTCGCGCAGGCGGTGGACGCGGGCAACCTGCTGCTGGGGGCGGTGCTGGGGGTGCTCGGCCCGCAGCTCACGGCGCGGCTGCGCCCCGCGCCGGTGCGGATGCGCCGCCCGCTCGTCATCCTGCGCCTGGTGGGCGCGGTGCTCGTGGACATGCTCGCCTCGAACCTCGCGGTGGCCCGCGCCATCCTCGGCCGCCGGCCGCAGGCGCTGCGCTCGCGCTTCGTGCGCATCCCGCTCGCGGTGCGCGACCCCAACGCGCTGAGCGTCCTGGCGATGATCGTCACCACCGTGCCGGGCACCGCGTGGGCGGAGCTGTCCTACGACCGCAGCGCCCTGCTGCTGCACGTGCTGGACGTGGAGGACGAGGCCGAGCTGATTGCGCTCATCCAGCGCCGCTACGAGCGGCCCCTGAGGGAGATCTTCGAATGA
- a CDS encoding MgtC/SapB family protein: MERGWTLQMLLRLAAACVLGLPVGWERESRDRTPGLRTFPLVALGACAFLLIGEHVFAGEADARARVLQALLTGVGFLGGGAILKEKGEVHGVATATGVWSTAGIGAATAHGEFLLALVLSLLTTLTLHVHLPRSCDPR, translated from the coding sequence ATGGAGCGCGGTTGGACGTTGCAGATGCTGCTGCGCCTGGCGGCTGCCTGCGTGCTGGGGCTCCCCGTCGGCTGGGAGCGCGAGAGCCGCGACAGGACGCCCGGGCTGCGCACCTTTCCGCTCGTCGCGCTGGGGGCGTGCGCGTTCCTGCTCATCGGGGAGCACGTGTTCGCGGGCGAGGCGGACGCCCGGGCGCGCGTGCTCCAGGCGCTGCTGACGGGCGTCGGCTTCCTCGGGGGCGGTGCGATCCTCAAGGAGAAGGGAGAGGTGCACGGGGTCGCCACGGCGACCGGCGTGTGGAGCACCGCGGGCATCGGCGCGGCCACCGCGCACGGAGAGTTCCTGCTCGCGCTCGTGCTCTCGCTGCTCACCACCCTCACCCTCCACGTTCACCTTCCGCGCAGCTGCGACCCGCGCTGA
- a CDS encoding DUF308 domain-containing protein — protein MPTPLADPHPTDEAAGALLAGLGLLFVGVLALVLSLLSSVMTVLVLGIALGVGAGVALRELHAEHRGGWHLAVPLLALAVALALVLRPLSSLRVVTPLLMAVFLLDGLFLMLVAFRRREGAWRAELVTGAVNVTLGVLLALQWRSVGMRLAGTLTGLYLVSRGVMFLATSALQYARLRRSPPGRRRYRFR, from the coding sequence GTGCCCACCCCACTCGCGGATCCACACCCCACGGACGAGGCGGCAGGAGCGCTGCTCGCCGGCCTCGGGCTCCTCTTCGTGGGAGTGCTCGCGCTCGTCCTCAGCCTCCTCTCCTCCGTCATGACCGTGCTGGTGCTCGGCATCGCGCTCGGGGTGGGCGCCGGCGTGGCGCTGCGCGAGCTGCACGCGGAGCACCGCGGCGGGTGGCACCTCGCCGTCCCGCTGCTTGCCCTGGCCGTGGCCCTCGCGCTCGTCCTGCGCCCCCTGAGCAGCCTGCGGGTGGTGACGCCGCTGCTCATGGCGGTGTTCCTGCTGGACGGCCTGTTCCTGATGCTCGTCGCCTTCCGCAGGCGCGAGGGCGCCTGGAGAGCGGAGCTGGTGACGGGCGCGGTGAACGTCACCTTGGGTGTGCTGCTCGCGCTGCAGTGGCGCAGCGTGGGCATGCGGCTCGCCGGCACGCTGACCGGGCTCTACCTCGTCAGCCGCGGGGTGATGTTCCTCGCCACCTCCGCGCTGCAGTACGCGCGCCTGCGCCGCTCGCCGCCGGGCCGCCGCCGCTACCGGTTTCGCTGA
- a CDS encoding Na+/H+ antiporter subunit C, with protein MEAVLSLAIGVLLGAGVWLILRPRTFQVVIGLSLIAYAVNLFIFSMGGLAIDEEPILVDGVPADLAHYADPMPQALVLTAIVISFAMTALLLVVLLASRGLSGTDHVDGVE; from the coding sequence ATGGAGGCGGTGCTCTCGCTCGCCATCGGCGTGCTGCTCGGGGCGGGGGTGTGGCTCATCCTGCGCCCGCGCACCTTCCAGGTGGTCATCGGGCTCTCGCTCATCGCCTACGCAGTGAACCTGTTCATCTTCAGCATGGGGGGGCTCGCGATCGACGAGGAGCCCATCCTGGTGGACGGCGTGCCGGCAGACCTCGCGCACTACGCGGACCCCATGCCGCAGGCCCTGGTGCTCACGGCGATCGTGATCAGCTTCGCGATGACGGCGCTGCTCCTGGTGGTGCTGCTCGCCTCGCGGGGACTCTCGGGGACGGACCACGTGGACGGTGTGGAATGA
- a CDS encoding monovalent cation/H+ antiporter subunit D, with the protein MSALVERLMPHLIVAPILLPMLAAALMLLLGEGRRPLKVAVGSLSALLGLGASVALLAWVDARGTVAYLPGNWPVPFGIALVADRLAVLMLLPTWVLGLCTVLFASARWHRAGVHFHPLVQLQLMGLSGAFLTGDLFNLFVFFEVLLAASYGLLLHGSGRARVRAGLHYVVINLAASSLFLIGASMLYGVTGTLNLAELSRQVAQVSAANRGLVFAAATILAVAFLIKAAAWPLNLWLAPAYAAATAPVAGLFAILTKVGVYALARLWTLLFSGGPQAGFGTDALLALGLVTAALASLGMVGAQRLGTQAAFSVVLSAGTLLAALGLGQAGVTGGALFYLVSSALSGGALLLVIDLVERWRNAGATLEDEAPFLGPGLEAQEVNLDDEQAPLVGWPFPASTAALGLAFLVCVLLVAGLPPLSSFVGKLAMLSSALGQAGAGGPVSARAGTFLAVLLGSGFLSLVALTRAGIRAFWSGERREGPRLRLAEGLPVLALLGACAALTAGAGPALRYTQAAAQALYAPQGYLDAVFGAPVRPSPSTEARSTR; encoded by the coding sequence ATGAGCGCGCTCGTGGAGCGGCTGATGCCGCACCTGATCGTGGCGCCCATCCTGCTGCCCATGCTGGCGGCGGCCCTCATGCTGCTCTTGGGCGAGGGGCGCCGCCCGCTGAAGGTGGCGGTGGGCAGCCTCTCGGCGCTGTTGGGGCTGGGCGCGTCCGTGGCGCTGCTCGCGTGGGTGGACGCGCGCGGCACGGTGGCGTACCTGCCGGGCAACTGGCCGGTACCCTTCGGCATCGCGCTGGTGGCGGACCGGCTCGCGGTGCTGATGCTGCTGCCCACCTGGGTGCTGGGGCTGTGCACGGTGCTGTTCGCGTCCGCGCGCTGGCACCGCGCGGGCGTGCACTTCCATCCGCTGGTGCAGCTGCAGCTGATGGGCCTGTCCGGCGCCTTCCTCACCGGAGACCTCTTCAACCTCTTCGTCTTCTTCGAGGTGCTGCTCGCGGCCTCGTACGGGCTGCTCCTGCACGGCTCGGGGCGGGCCCGGGTGCGCGCGGGGCTGCACTACGTGGTCATCAACCTGGCCGCCTCCTCGCTCTTCCTCATCGGCGCCTCGATGCTCTACGGCGTCACCGGGACGCTGAACCTGGCGGAGCTGTCGCGGCAGGTGGCGCAGGTGAGCGCGGCGAACCGGGGGCTCGTCTTCGCGGCGGCGACCATCCTCGCGGTGGCCTTCCTCATCAAGGCGGCCGCCTGGCCGCTCAACCTGTGGCTCGCGCCTGCGTACGCCGCGGCGACCGCGCCGGTGGCGGGGCTGTTCGCCATCCTCACCAAGGTGGGCGTGTACGCGCTGGCGCGGCTGTGGACGCTGCTCTTCTCGGGCGGCCCGCAGGCGGGCTTCGGCACGGACGCGCTGCTCGCCCTCGGCCTGGTGACGGCGGCGCTCGCCTCGCTGGGGATGGTGGGCGCGCAGCGGCTGGGCACCCAGGCGGCCTTCAGCGTGGTGCTCTCGGCGGGCACGCTGCTCGCGGCGCTGGGGCTGGGTCAGGCGGGCGTCACCGGCGGCGCACTCTTCTACCTGGTGAGCTCCGCGCTCTCCGGCGGCGCGCTCCTCCTCGTCATCGACCTGGTGGAGCGCTGGCGCAACGCGGGGGCGACGCTGGAGGACGAGGCGCCCTTCCTCGGCCCGGGGCTCGAGGCGCAGGAGGTCAACCTCGACGACGAGCAGGCGCCGCTGGTGGGCTGGCCCTTCCCCGCCTCCACGGCGGCGCTGGGGCTGGCCTTCCTCGTGTGCGTGCTGCTCGTGGCGGGGCTGCCGCCGCTCTCGAGCTTCGTGGGCAAGCTGGCGATGCTCTCGTCCGCGCTGGGGCAGGCGGGCGCGGGTGGCCCGGTCTCCGCGCGGGCGGGGACCTTCCTCGCGGTGCTGCTGGGCTCGGGGTTCCTGAGCCTGGTGGCCCTCACGCGCGCGGGCATCCGGGCCTTCTGGTCCGGGGAGCGGCGCGAGGGCCCGCGGCTGCGGCTGGCCGAGGGGCTGCCGGTGCTGGCGCTGCTCGGCGCGTGCGCGGCGCTCACCGCGGGGGCGGGCCCGGCGCTGCGCTACACGCAGGCGGCGGCGCAGGCCCTGTACGCGCCGCAGGGCTACCTGGACGCGGTGTTCGGGGCGCCGGTGCGGCCCTCCCCCTCTACCGAGGCGAGGTCCACGCGATGA
- a CDS encoding SulP family inorganic anion transporter produces MVAGLVNGVASVPSGLATAAMAGVNPVFGLYAVTVAPAAGGLVASSQLMQVATTGAAALTASQGISRYPGAQRSEALFLLVALAGAFLVLFGLLKAGRLLRYVSFPVMSAFLSGVAVVLVFDQTAQLVGYSPEARTSLGEFVDLLLHLGEIHLPSAVVGLLGLALILGLLRTPLGKVSTLVGLVVPTVLVVLWRPAGVQLVSDVSEIPRGLPPLGLPDFRLFTPGLLLSAFALAVVIAIQGAGISQSYGNPDGTRADPSRDMLAQGVANVLGSLVSGMPTGGSVGQTALNVSAGAKSRLAGVFHSAFMLVIILLVPGLVGRVPMPALASVMVVAGYSAIRFGAMGFIWRTGGPGRWVLAVTFLATLVLSISQAVALGVVCAVVLYLYSSASHLRLQALEPQEDGEVHVVEVPERLADRSITVLDVHGSLFFAAARRLRELLPRPEGSERPVVVLRLRGNSQVGTTSIEVLNDYAHALADAGGRLYLSGMTDEVSERLERAHRLELDEEVSLFPATHVLGGSTRDAVSAARDFLRQSP; encoded by the coding sequence GTGGTCGCGGGCCTCGTCAACGGCGTGGCGAGCGTGCCCTCGGGGCTCGCGACGGCGGCGATGGCGGGCGTCAACCCCGTCTTCGGCCTGTACGCGGTCACCGTCGCGCCGGCGGCGGGAGGGCTCGTCGCCAGCTCGCAGCTGATGCAGGTGGCGACCACCGGGGCCGCGGCGCTCACGGCGAGCCAGGGCATCTCCCGCTACCCGGGTGCACAGCGCAGCGAGGCCCTGTTCCTGCTCGTCGCGCTCGCCGGCGCCTTCCTCGTGCTCTTCGGCCTGCTGAAGGCGGGGCGCCTGCTGCGCTACGTGTCCTTCCCGGTGATGAGCGCGTTCCTCTCGGGCGTGGCGGTGGTGCTGGTGTTCGACCAGACGGCGCAGCTGGTGGGCTACAGCCCGGAGGCGCGGACGAGCCTCGGAGAGTTCGTGGATCTGCTGCTGCACCTGGGCGAGATCCACCTGCCGTCCGCCGTCGTCGGGCTCCTCGGGCTCGCCCTCATCCTCGGCCTGCTGCGCACGCCGCTGGGCAAGGTCTCCACCCTGGTGGGGCTGGTGGTGCCGACGGTGCTCGTGGTGCTCTGGAGGCCCGCCGGGGTCCAGCTCGTCTCCGACGTGAGCGAGATTCCCCGGGGCCTGCCGCCGCTCGGGCTGCCGGACTTCCGGCTGTTCACGCCGGGCCTGCTCCTCTCCGCGTTCGCGCTCGCCGTGGTCATCGCCATCCAGGGGGCCGGCATCAGCCAGAGCTACGGCAACCCGGACGGCACCAGGGCCGACCCCTCGCGGGACATGCTCGCGCAGGGGGTGGCCAACGTCCTCGGCAGCCTCGTCTCGGGGATGCCCACCGGCGGCTCGGTGGGGCAGACCGCCCTGAACGTGAGCGCCGGCGCGAAGAGCCGCCTGGCGGGCGTGTTCCACTCGGCGTTCATGCTGGTGATCATCCTGCTCGTGCCCGGGCTGGTGGGGCGGGTGCCGATGCCCGCGCTCGCCTCGGTCATGGTCGTCGCGGGCTACAGCGCGATCCGCTTCGGGGCCATGGGCTTCATCTGGCGCACCGGCGGCCCGGGCCGCTGGGTGCTCGCGGTGACCTTCCTCGCCACGCTGGTGCTCTCCATCTCGCAGGCCGTCGCGCTGGGCGTCGTCTGCGCCGTGGTGCTCTACCTCTACTCGTCCGCGAGCCACCTGCGGCTGCAGGCGCTCGAGCCTCAGGAGGACGGGGAGGTCCACGTCGTCGAGGTTCCCGAGCGCCTGGCGGACCGGAGCATCACCGTGCTCGACGTGCATGGGAGCCTCTTCTTCGCCGCGGCGCGCCGGCTGCGCGAGCTGCTGCCGCGGCCGGAGGGGAGCGAGCGGCCCGTGGTGGTGCTCCGGCTGCGCGGCAACAGCCAGGTCGGCACCACCTCCATCGAGGTGCTGAACGACTACGCGCACGCGCTGGCGGACGCAGGGGGGCGCCTCTACCTGAGCGGGATGACCGACGAGGTGAGCGAGCGGCTGGAGCGGGCCCACCGGCTCGAGCTGGACGAGGAGGTCTCCCTCTTCCCGGCGACCCACGTCCTCGGAGGCTCCACCCGGGACGCCGTCTCCGCGGCGAGGGACTTCCTGCGCCAGTCCCCGTGA
- a CDS encoding sulfate permease, translating to MKRVPVPRWLRRYERRFIARDLAGGLAVGSMLIPQGLAFAQIVQVPPVAGLWSGIAAMIAYALFGPSRHLIVGPEAGTAMMVASVLTAAGLQTPEQRLEGAALLALMVGAALVVAGCFRLGSISNFLSRPILVGYINGVALVLVVSQLPGVLGIRSTQGDFFPQVEEVASKIPEAHGPTVWLSGSALLFLLVVRRVRPQLPGAVLVVVAGIALSALLGLEAHGLRVLGHIEQGLPALALPRLPEGGVLQLAPGALSIALLVFASSALTSRIFADKNRDAFRANRELFGVAAANVAAGLVNGVPAAGSDARTAINDASGSRTQAAGLFAAAFVAVILFFLASVMSLLPLALLGSVVIASALSLFDLRGFVRIFQLRRLEGVLAMATFVGVLVLGILPGVLVAVALSISDLVRRAAHPHDAVLGRLRGQPGYQDIEGRPGSETLPGLIIYRMDAPLFFANARFLREQVHGLVGAAETPVRMVVLDCGAMFDLDVTGAETLEELDRELAERGITLGLAEPHAPMRRVLRRSGLLEKLGRHDIFSTVGEAIRAYVERAEADLGRDIDWQRVSEPVRPSGHHPEP from the coding sequence GTGAAGCGCGTCCCTGTCCCGCGGTGGCTGCGCCGCTACGAGCGCAGGTTCATCGCGCGGGACCTCGCCGGCGGGCTGGCCGTGGGCTCCATGCTGATTCCGCAGGGCCTGGCGTTCGCACAGATCGTCCAGGTCCCGCCCGTCGCCGGCCTGTGGTCCGGCATCGCCGCGATGATCGCCTACGCGCTCTTCGGTCCATCGCGCCACCTCATCGTCGGCCCCGAGGCGGGCACGGCGATGATGGTCGCCTCCGTGCTCACCGCGGCGGGGCTGCAGACTCCGGAGCAGCGGCTCGAGGGGGCGGCACTCCTGGCCCTCATGGTCGGCGCCGCGCTCGTCGTCGCCGGCTGCTTCCGGCTCGGCTCCATCTCCAACTTCCTCTCCCGGCCGATCCTCGTCGGCTACATCAACGGGGTTGCGCTGGTGCTGGTCGTCTCGCAGCTGCCGGGGGTGCTCGGCATCCGCAGCACGCAGGGCGACTTCTTCCCGCAGGTGGAAGAGGTGGCCTCGAAAATCCCGGAGGCGCACGGGCCCACCGTCTGGCTCTCCGGCTCCGCGCTGCTGTTCCTCCTCGTCGTTCGCCGTGTCCGCCCCCAGCTGCCGGGGGCCGTCCTCGTGGTGGTCGCTGGCATCGCGCTGTCTGCCCTGCTCGGCCTCGAGGCGCACGGGCTGCGGGTGCTCGGGCACATCGAGCAGGGCCTTCCGGCGCTCGCGCTGCCCAGGCTGCCGGAAGGCGGAGTCCTGCAGCTCGCCCCCGGTGCGCTGAGCATCGCGCTGCTCGTCTTCGCGAGCTCGGCGCTGACCAGCCGCATCTTCGCGGACAAGAACCGCGACGCCTTCAGGGCCAACCGGGAGCTCTTCGGGGTCGCGGCGGCCAACGTCGCCGCGGGCCTCGTCAACGGCGTGCCCGCCGCCGGCAGCGACGCGCGCACCGCCATCAACGATGCGAGCGGCTCTCGGACGCAGGCTGCGGGTCTGTTCGCCGCCGCGTTCGTCGCCGTCATCCTCTTCTTCCTGGCTTCGGTCATGAGCCTGCTTCCGCTCGCCTTGCTCGGGTCGGTGGTGATCGCCTCGGCGCTCTCCCTCTTCGACCTGCGTGGGTTCGTGCGCATCTTCCAGCTGCGCAGACTCGAGGGCGTCCTCGCCATGGCGACCTTCGTGGGGGTGCTGGTGCTCGGCATCCTGCCGGGCGTGCTCGTGGCGGTGGCGCTCTCGATCTCGGACCTGGTGCGCCGCGCCGCCCACCCGCATGACGCGGTGCTGGGACGGCTCAGGGGGCAGCCCGGCTACCAGGACATCGAGGGCCGGCCGGGCAGTGAGACGCTGCCGGGGCTCATCATCTACCGCATGGACGCGCCCCTCTTCTTCGCCAACGCGCGCTTCCTGCGCGAGCAGGTCCACGGGCTCGTCGGCGCCGCCGAGACGCCGGTGCGGATGGTCGTCCTCGACTGCGGCGCGATGTTCGATCTGGACGTCACCGGGGCGGAGACGCTGGAGGAGCTGGACCGCGAGCTCGCCGAGCGAGGCATCACGCTGGGCCTGGCGGAGCCCCACGCGCCGATGCGCCGCGTGCTTCGCCGGTCGGGGCTGCTCGAGAAGCTCGGCCGGCACGACATCTTCTCCACGGTCGGCGAGGCGATCCGCGCCTACGTGGAGCGCGCGGAGGCGGACCTCGGGAGGGACATCGACTGGCAGCGCGTGAGCGAGCCGGTGCGCCCGAGCGGGCACCATCCCGAGCCGTGA